The Bacillota bacterium genome has a segment encoding these proteins:
- a CDS encoding TatD family hydrolase translates to MLIDSHAHLQDPLLLPDLEDVLARALAVGVQAIICPGYDLESSRQAIKLAEKYAPVWAAVGLHPENIVDRGEDVFAELRDLVHHPQVVAVGEIGLDYVNGVPDQEAQKTVFRRQLELAATMNLPAIIHNRESHADLLTTVRDIGPLPQGGVMHCFSGSSELAKECVKLGYYISYAGPVTFKNARRLPGTVANVPADRLLVETDSPYLSPEPYRGKRNEPARVVHVAAKLADILGRELEELAPILTVNTKRLFYRLK, encoded by the coding sequence ATGCTCATTGACAGCCATGCCCATCTGCAAGACCCGCTGCTGTTACCGGATTTGGAGGATGTTCTGGCTCGGGCACTGGCGGTGGGCGTTCAGGCGATTATCTGCCCGGGTTATGACCTGGAATCGTCCCGTCAGGCCATAAAACTGGCCGAGAAATACGCCCCGGTATGGGCAGCAGTGGGTTTACATCCGGAAAACATCGTTGACAGGGGTGAAGATGTTTTCGCCGAACTGAGGGATTTGGTCCACCATCCACAGGTGGTGGCAGTGGGAGAAATTGGCCTGGACTATGTAAACGGTGTGCCCGATCAGGAAGCACAGAAAACGGTCTTTCGGCGACAGTTGGAATTGGCCGCAACAATGAATCTACCTGCTATTATTCATAACCGGGAATCTCATGCTGATCTCCTGACAACTGTTCGGGACATAGGTCCGCTGCCGCAAGGCGGCGTGATGCACTGCTTTTCCGGCAGTAGCGAGCTGGCCAAAGAGTGTGTAAAGCTGGGGTACTATATTTCCTATGCCGGACCGGTTACATTCAAAAATGCTCGCCGTTTGCCCGGCACAGTAGCTAACGTACCGGCGGATCGCCTCCTTGTTGAGACCGACAGCCCTTATCTTTCTCCGGAACCCTACCGGGGGAAAAGAAACGAGCCGGCTCGGGTTGTTCACGTAGCGGCCAAATTGGCGGACATCTTGGGCCGTGAGCTGGAGGAGCTGGCACCGATTCTTACAGTTAACACTAAAAGGCTGTTTTACCGCCTGAAATAA
- the metG gene encoding methionine--tRNA ligase: MTEKKTFYVTTPIYYPSDNLHIGHAYTEVAADALARFKRHQGYDVMFLTGSDEHGQKIQRVAAQQGVSPQEYVDRIVAGFKDLWQTLDISYDDFIRTTEERHVKAVQAIFQRLFDSGDIYKSEYEGWYCVPCETFWTERQITGEHICPDCGRPVELVKEESYFFRMSRYADRWLQYVEDNPDFIQPSSRRNEMISFVNQGLEDLCVSRTTFDWGIPVPFDTKHVVYVWIDALANYITALGYPSDNEAQFERYWPADVHLVGKEIVRFHTIIWPMMLMALDLPLPKKVFGHGWLILDSGKMSKSKGNVVDPLVLVDKYGVDAIRYFLLREIPFGADGYYSEDALIKRINSDLANDLGNLLYRTLTMMKKYFDGEVPVPGPEATPDDELKQVAQAAVANAEAAMERLEISAALEAIWELVKRANKYIDETAPWALAKEKEHERLATVMYNLAETGRILAVLLVPYLTSTPRLIWEQLGQADDPSAVGWDAAKHWGGLKPGAKTHRGAPLFPRIDTDKEEETVSEQKTDVKAAEQPQAEPAGDKISIHEFAKVELKVAEVLVAERVPKSKKLLRLEVALGKERRQLVAGIGRSYEPEQLVGKKIVVVTNLEPAKLMGVESNGMLLAASFPGEGEDRAISLLTVDRPIDSGASVR, translated from the coding sequence ATGACAGAGAAGAAGACTTTTTATGTGACCACGCCCATTTACTATCCCAGTGATAACTTGCACATTGGCCACGCTTACACCGAGGTGGCGGCCGATGCCTTGGCCCGGTTTAAGCGGCATCAGGGCTACGATGTTATGTTTCTTACCGGGTCCGATGAGCATGGGCAGAAGATTCAACGGGTGGCGGCCCAGCAGGGAGTCTCACCCCAAGAATATGTGGACCGAATCGTGGCTGGGTTTAAGGACTTATGGCAAACTCTAGACATCAGCTATGACGATTTTATCCGCACCACCGAAGAACGCCATGTTAAGGCCGTGCAGGCAATTTTTCAGCGGTTGTTCGACAGCGGAGACATTTACAAGTCCGAATATGAAGGCTGGTATTGTGTTCCCTGCGAGACCTTCTGGACCGAACGGCAAATAACGGGGGAACATATCTGTCCCGACTGCGGTCGACCGGTGGAGCTGGTGAAAGAGGAAAGCTACTTCTTTCGGATGTCCCGTTATGCCGACCGTTGGCTGCAGTATGTGGAGGACAATCCCGATTTCATTCAGCCGTCTTCTCGTCGCAATGAGATGATCAGCTTTGTCAATCAGGGCTTAGAGGATCTGTGTGTTTCGCGGACTACATTTGACTGGGGCATTCCGGTGCCGTTTGACACCAAACACGTTGTTTATGTGTGGATCGATGCTTTGGCCAATTACATTACCGCCCTGGGCTATCCTTCGGACAATGAGGCCCAGTTCGAACGGTATTGGCCGGCGGACGTACACTTGGTCGGTAAAGAGATTGTCCGCTTCCATACCATTATTTGGCCTATGATGCTCATGGCCCTAGACCTACCGCTGCCGAAGAAAGTGTTCGGTCACGGCTGGCTAATCCTAGACAGCGGCAAAATGTCTAAATCCAAGGGCAATGTGGTGGATCCGTTGGTGCTGGTGGATAAGTACGGTGTGGATGCCATTCGCTATTTCTTGCTGCGGGAAATTCCTTTCGGTGCTGACGGCTACTATTCCGAAGACGCTCTGATCAAACGGATTAACTCTGATTTAGCCAACGACCTGGGGAACCTACTTTATCGGACGCTCACCATGATGAAAAAGTATTTCGACGGTGAGGTGCCGGTTCCCGGCCCGGAAGCAACGCCTGATGATGAACTGAAGCAGGTGGCCCAAGCAGCAGTGGCGAATGCCGAGGCAGCTATGGAGCGGCTGGAGATTAGCGCGGCTCTGGAAGCTATCTGGGAACTGGTCAAGAGAGCCAATAAGTACATTGACGAGACGGCACCCTGGGCCCTGGCCAAGGAGAAAGAACATGAGCGCTTGGCCACGGTGATGTATAATCTAGCCGAGACCGGAAGGATTTTGGCGGTGCTGTTAGTGCCTTATTTAACCTCGACGCCGCGGCTTATTTGGGAGCAGCTGGGCCAAGCCGACGATCCTAGCGCTGTGGGTTGGGATGCGGCCAAACATTGGGGTGGGCTGAAACCAGGGGCCAAAACACACCGTGGTGCTCCACTGTTTCCACGCATCGATACCGATAAGGAGGAAGAAACTGTGAGTGAGCAGAAGACAGATGTAAAGGCGGCAGAGCAACCCCAGGCGGAACCGGCGGGAGACAAGATTAGCATCCACGAGTTTGCCAAGGTAGAGCTGAAGGTGGCCGAAGTATTGGTAGCGGAGCGCGTACCCAAGTCGAAGAAACTGCTGCGCCTGGAAGTAGCCCTGGGTAAAGAACGGCGTCAGTTGGTAGCCGGCATTGGCAGGTCTTATGAACCGGAACAACTGGTAGGCAAGAAGATAGTAGTGGTGACCAACTTAGAGCCGGCCAAACTGATGGGAGTAGAATCCAACGGCATGTTGTTGGCGGCCAGCTTCCCCGGCGAAGGCGAAGACCGGGCCATCTCGCTGCTGACTGTGGATCGGCCGATCGATAGCGGGGCTTCGGTACGTTAA